GCAGTCGCAGGTGCTCAACGACGCTCTCGGCATCTCCGACGACCAGTGGGACCAGGCGCTGGACGACACCTTCGGCCCGTCGCCGGAGGAACGCGCGCAGCAGGCGCAGCAGCAGGGCGACTCCGGGGGTAACTGACAGTGGGTATCGGCGACTTCATCAGCGACATCACGCCCGACGCGGTCGAGGACGCGGTCGAGGACGGCGTCGAGTGGGCCGGCAACCGGGTGGAGGACGCCGGGAACTGGACCGCCGACCGGCTGGACGACGTCGGCTGGGAGTCCGGCGCGGACTGGGTACGCGAGCAGTCGCGTTCGGTCGCCAACCGCATGGGCGCCGAGGTCGACGAGATGGATCTTGGGCAGACCGAGGACAAGACCAAACTGATCTACGGCAGCGCAAGCAGGATCAACGCGACCGCCACCAAGCTCCGCGCGTTCCAGAAGGCCTTCGACAGCGCGGGCGAGGGTCTGAAGGGCCTCGACTCGTCCCGGCTCAAGGGGGAGACGGCCGAGGCGCTGCGCACGGCGGTGAGCACCCAGCCGCCCAAGTGGTTCACCGGTGCCGACGCCTGCACGAAGGCGGCCGGTGCGCTCGAGGCGTTCGCCGGCACCGTCACCTGGGCGCAGGGGCAGGCGCAGACGGCGATCGACAAGTGGAAGGAGGGCGTCAAGGCCTCCGAGGACGCCGCCGACGCCCACCGCAAGAAGGTCGACGCCTACAACGGCGCCGTCGACCGCTACAACGCCCAGCCCGCCGACAAGCGCGACCCGTCCACGCTCCCGCCCAAGCCGGCGGCGACGTTCGACGATCCCGGCCAGAAGCTGATGCAGGACGCCCAGGACCTGCTGGCCGAGGCCCGCAAGCAGCGGAACTCGGCGGCGGAGACCGCACGTTCCGCCGTGCGCGCCGCCCGCGACACAGCCCCGGATAAGCCGTCCTACGCCGAGCAGCTGAGGGACGGGACGGACGAGCTCCGGCTCATGCAGGACCACGTCGGCGGCGGCATCGTCAAGGGCACCGCGGGGATCCTCAATTTCGTTCGCGGCGTCAACCCCCTGGACCCGTACAACATCACGCACCCGGCCGAGTACGCCACGTCCCTGAACAGCCTGGCCGCCGGCCTGGTCGTCGCCGCCAACGATCCGGTCGGCACCGGCAAGCAGATGATCGGCGACTTCATGAAGGACCCGGCCGAGGGCTTCGGCCGGCTGATCCCCGACCTCGCCCTGACCGCGGCCACGGGTGGCGGTGGCGCGGCGGTGAAGGGTGTGCGGATCGCCGAGGAGGCCGCCGACGCCGCGCGGCTGCGCCGCCTGATCGACGACGCCCCGGACGGCACCCACCGCCGCCCGGACGGCGGGCGCACCACCGACGGCACCGACCCGGTGGATCTGGCCTCGGGCCGGATGTTCCTGCCCCAGACGGACGTGGAGCTGCCCGGCATCCTGCCGCTGGTCTTCACCCGCCGGACCGAGTCCGGTTGCACGGCCGGCCGCTTCCTGGGGACCGCCTGGACCTCGACCGTCGACGAGCGGCTCCAGATCGACGCGATCGGCGTCGTCCACGTCACCGCCGACGGGCTCCTGATCCCGTATCCGCATCCGGTCCCCGGCGCGCCCACCCGCCCGGAGACGGGCCGGGCCCGCACGCTGCTGGCCCGCGACGCCGACGGCGACTATATGGTCACCGATCCCGACAGCGGCCTGACGCGTCATTTCGCCGCTCCTCCCGGCACCGAGCCGGGCGGCGACGGCACGGCCTGGCTGTCGGCCGTCGCCGAACGCAACGGTCACGTGATCACCGTCGACCGCGGTGAGGGCGGCCTGCCGCTGGCCCTCGTCCACTCGGCGGGCCCCCAGGTGAACCTGGCCGTCACCGACGGCCTGGTCACCGCTCTGTCCCTGGCCGGCGCGGGCGGGAACGGTGCGGATCTGGCGCTGATGAGCTACGGCTACGAGGACGGCAACCTCACCACCGTCACCAAACCCTCGGGCGCCACCACCAGCTTCGTCTACGACGACCGCCGCCGCGTCATCGCCTGGATCGACTCCAACGCACACCGCTACGACTACGCCTACGACGACCGCGACCGGGTCGTCGCCGAAGGCGGCGAGGCCGGCCACATCCAGATCACCCTCACCTACACCGAGCCCGATGCCGGAACCGGTCACCGCACCACGACCCTGACCACCGCCCAGGGGCACACCACCCGCCACCTCATCGGCCCCGGCTGTCGCGTTCTCGCCACCACCGATCCACTGGGCCACGTCAACAGCTTCACCTACGACGCCCGTGGGAACCTCCTCACCCACACCGACCCGCTCGGCCGCACCCTCGCCCACACCTACGACGACAACGACCGCCTCGTCGCCGTGGTCCGCCCGGACGGCAGCCGCATCACGATGAAACCCGGCCCGTTCGGGAGGTACACGGACCTCCGGGCCCCGGACGGCAGCCGTTGGCTCCAGAGCTTCGACGCGCGCGGCAACCGGGTGGCGCTCACCGACCCGGCCGGCCACACCACCCATTACACCTACGACGCTCGCGGATGCCCGACGTCGGTCACCGACGCGCTGGGAGCCGTCACGACGGTCCGTTGCGACGCCATGGGGCTGCCCGCGCGGGTCGTCGACCCGGCCGGCGCGACCACCGAGGTTCAGCGCGACGCCCTCGGACACGCACGACGGGTCACCGACCCCACAGGGGGCGTCACGTGTCTCGAGTGGGACGCGGACGGCAATCTGGTCCGCCGGGAGGCCCCGGACGGCGCCACCGAGTCGTGGACCTACGACGGCGAGGGCAACCGCCTCACCCACACCGACCCGATCGGCGGGGTGTCCCGGTTCGAGTACACCCACTTCGACCTGGTGGCGGCCCGCGAGCACCCGAACGGAGCCCGGTACGAGTTCGGGTACGACGCCGCCCTGCGGCTCGTCGAGGTCGGCAACCCGCAAGGCGCACGCTGGAGTTACCGGTACGACGCGGCCGGCCGCATGGTCTCGGAGACCGACTTCGACGGCCGGACCCTCGACTACCGTCTCGACTCCGCCGGACAGCTCGTCTCCCGGACCGACGCGCTCGGCAACGTCATCTCCTTCGAGCGGGACCGACTCGGCCAGGTGACGCGGAAGGACGCCGCGGGCCAGGTGACCACCTACGGCTACGACGGGGCCGGAAGGCTGCTTCAGGCGTCCGGCCCGGACAGCGAACTCGTCTACGTGTACGACCGCCGGGGCCGGGTCAAGTCCGAGCTCGTCGACGGCCGCGCCATCAGCTACGCGTACAACGCCGTGGGCCGCCGCACCCGCCGTACCACTCCCACCGGTCATGTGACCACCTACGCGTACGACGCCGGCGGCCGTCCCGAGCGCCTGACCACCGGGGGGTCCCCGGTCGTCTTCACCCAGGATGCCGCGGGCCGTGAAACGGCTCGTGTCTTCGGGGACTTCGCCGACGCCCTCACCATCACCTCGGCCTGGGACGAGGCCGGGCGGCTCTCCGCCAGCCACCTGACCGTCGCCGGCCGCACCCTCGGCAGCCGCGCCTACTCCTACCGCCCGGACGGCCACCTCAGCTCGGTCAGCGACCTCCTGTCGGGCACCCGCACCTTCGACCTGGACCCGGCCGGCCGGGTCACCGCCGTCCACGCGCAGGGCTGGACGGAGCGGTACGCCTACGACGCCGACGGCAACCTGACCGAGGCGTTCTGGCCCGCGTCCCATCCCGGCAACGAGGCCACCGGCCCGCGAACCTACGCGGGAACGGCGATCACCCGCGCCGGAGCCGTCCGCTTCGAACACGACGCCCTCGGCCGCATCACCCTGCGGCAGAAGACCCGCCCGTCCCGCAAACCGGACACCTGGCGCTACACATGGGACGCCGAGAACCGGCTCACGTCGGTGATCACCCCCGACGCGACCCGTTGGCGCTACCGCTACGACCCGCTGGGCCGCCGCGTCGCCAAGCAGCGTCTTGCGGACGACGACAGCGTGGTCGAGGAGACCCGGTTCGCCTGGGACGGCATGACCCTCTGCGAGCAGACCCTTCACCACCCGGACCTGCCGAACGCGGTCGCCCTCACCTGGGACCACCGGTCCGGCGTTCCCCTCTCGCAGACCGAGCGCATCCTCACGGCGGACGCCCGTCAGGACGAGGTGGACCGGCGCTTCTTCGCCATCGTCACCGATCTCGTCGGCACGCCCACCGAGTTGATCGGCCAGGACGGCGACATCGCCTGGCGCACCCGCGCCACCCTCTGGGGCACCACCGCCTGGAGCAGTTCCAGCACGGCCTACACCCCGCTCCGCTTCCCCGGTCAGTACCACGACCCGGAAACCGGCCTGCACTACAACGTGTTCCGGCACTACGACCCCGAGACGGCGCGATACCTCACCCCGGACCCTCTCGGGCTCGCTCCCGCGCCCAACCCCGCCACCTACGTCCACAACCCGCACACCGGGTCCGACCCCCTCGGTCTCAGTCCGTATCCGCGTGGCGAGAAGGGCAATCCGTTCGACAACCGTGCGGATGCGGAGAAGGCCGCGTTCGACCTCGCCGGTGTCCCTTACGGCGAGGAACCCATCGCCGAGTGGGTGGTCACGGGGGACAAGCAACTGAAGCACGTACCCGGACACATCTACTCACCGGATCCGGCGCACTGGGGAAATTTCCGGCAGTTCGAGACGGACAGCGGCTCGCGGGTGGTGGTCGAGCACACCAACGATCCGGCAGGCCCGCACTTCCACGCCGGCAAACCCAAGATCGACGACACCCGGAACCTGGTCAACTTCGGCTGGGACAACGCAAGGGTTCAGCGGCCCGACGGCAGCCTCGGCTATCCGGAGTCCATGGAGAGATACGGCAAGATAAACAAACCGGGTGGCGACCATCACCTGTTCTACGGGGGTGGCTGAATGGCCGGAGAACCGATGAAAGGTCAGGAATCGTGACGGACCGGCAGACACCGGAGTGGCTGGACGTCCTCGGGCGGTGCGGGCTCGAGGTGACGGGGGAACCGGCGACCGACGGCCCGCCCGTGACCGCCGCCATCCAGGCGGTCAGCGGGTTCGAGGTGGAACCGGTCGCCAGGGTCCCCGCCTCGGCCCCGCAGGCCGCCGAGGCACTGGACGAGGCCTGGCATCACCATGCCGCCCGGGTCTCGCTCTGCGGGGAGAACGGGGAGTTCCTCGTCCTCCCGCCCGTACCCGGCGGCAGCAGGATCGGCTGGGTACGCGTGAAGGACCCGGTCGGCACGAATCTCCCGTCCCGTGTCTGCGCGGTGACGGGTTCCCCGGAGTTCTTGGCCGCGTCGGTCGACGGGCGCCACCTGTGTGCCGCCTCCGTCGAGGAATCCGACTACTGGGTGGTGGTGCACGAGTTCTGAGACCACAGCGGCCACCTGAAGAGCACGTCACGGGTGGAGGGCTTGGCGAAGGACGCCTGCGCCGGGCCGGAGAAGGTGAGCCGGTGGTCCCTGACCCGGCCGGTGAAGGTGCCCGCGCGTTCGTCCTGACGACGAGGTTCTTGTCGCGGTAGGTCTGCCAGACCTTGTCGATGTAGTGGTCGAAGTAGTGCTGGGGGAACAGACCGGCGTCGAGGCCGTGGCTCGGGGCGATGATGCGCCGGTTCCCGATGACGAGCCGCGAGAAGTCCGGGTGGTTCCGCAGGGCGTGGAAGACCTGTGCGCGGCCGCCGGCGCGCAGTCGCCGAGGCCGGCTGGTCAACTCCGCGCGGGACGTGGGCATCCGGCTGACCGGGCCGCAGGGCACGATCTCGGCGGGCCCGCAGCCCGATCCCTACCCCCCACTGCCCCGCAACGCCCCGGACCCCGTCAGCGTGCCCTCCGGCGGCCAGGACTGGCTCGTCCTGTCGCTGCGCGTCGGTGCCGCGAAAGAGGGCACCACGCCGAACCTGTGGCTGCTGTCACCGGACACCGCCGAGGACGAACTGGCCCTGGTACGCGGGCGGTTGCTGACCGGAGCACTGTTGGCCGCGGCACTCGCCGGAGTGGCCGCCTGGGCCATCGCCGCCAGAGCGGTGCTTCCGCTACGACGGCTCCAGCGGCGGACCAGCCGTCTCGACCCGCGGACCAGCAGCGTACGTCCGGAACACACGCCGACCCGGATCGCCGAGGTGGACGACGGCCTGACTCTGGTCGCCCAGCAGGTCGCCCTGCACCAGGGCCGGATCACCGTGTCGGACCACCCTGACGGAGGGCCTGGCACCCCCGCGCCCCGCCACCGGAGGGCCGGTCCTGCCGGAGCCCGTGCCGGGCACGCCGACCGCGGACCGTTCGAACCGCCTTTGGCAGGTGATCGAGGAGGTCAGCTGAAGAGGATGCCCCGCAGTACCCGCGCGAGGTGTTCGGTGAGCTGGTCGGACGGCATCGAAGCGAGAGGCTCGGTCCGTGCGATGTACCGGTTGAACGCCACCCCGATCATCTGCGTCCCCACGAGCGCCACGCGGGTGTCCAGGTCGTCGCCGGGGGCAGCGGTCCCACCGGGTGACAGGACGGACCGGTAGACGGCGGTGCTGTGCTCCTGCATCGCGCGCAGGAGGTCCGACGCGGCACGCTGGTCGGACGCGGCGCTGCGCAGCAGGGCGATCAGCGGATCGTTGACGGCGTCGGTCTCCAGCCGCCGTACGAAGGCACGGGCGATCCGGTCGGGCAGCGTGGCGGGGTCACCGGCCGCGACGTCCTCCAGGTCGCGATTGCCCGGCATCGCCGCGAGGAACAGCCTTTCCTTGGAGGCGAAGTGACGGGTGATCAGGCCGTGTGTGACGCCTGCCCGGCCGGCGATCTCACGGAGGGTCGTACGGGCGTATCCGCGCTCGGCGAAGGCCTGGCGGGCCGCCTCGATGATGGCCGCCCGGTGTCCCTCGGGATCCCGGCGCCTGCGTGGCTGCTCGGACACCGGCTCTGCGTCGTTCACGGCACCTCCTTCATGTGATCACTCTACGGCGGCGCGACACCTCGCCCGTAGCCACTGCTACGTTAGTATCCACTTGGATATCAACTAGGGAATGGATCCCATAGTGAGTGTTGAGACACCCGAAGGCGGCGCGGCGGTCGCCGAGACCCGCCTGCTGCACAAGATGCACAGGGCCGCGACCTCCCTGTTGGCGGAGGCGGCACAGCGGGACACCGCCTCCGCCGCGGCCCTGGCGGAGTTGCGTGACTTTCTCGTCGCGGCGCTGCGGCACCACCACGAGAGCGAGGACCACGTCCTCTGGCCGCTGCTGACCGCCGCGGACCCCGCGGCGGCGGCCGGGCCGACGGACCTGGCGGCCGAACACGACGCGCTGGACGCGGCACTGGACGCGCTGGCGGCCACTCCCGTGCGGGATGCCGACGAGCGGACGGCGCTCTCCGACGCGGCCGTGGCAGTACGCGACCTGGTACACACCCACCTGGAGCACGAGGAGCCGGTGCTGTTCCCCGCGCTGACGGCACACATGTCCGACGAGGCCTGGGCGGAGTTCTCCCGCGCTGTCATCGCATCGGCCCCGCCCGTGGGTGCCCACCTCAACATCGGCTTCTTCGAGCAGGTCGGTACTCCCGGCGAACTCGCGGTCGTCACCGCCAACCTGCCGGAAGCCGCCCTGCGCCTCGTCCCGGCCATGCGCGAGCAGGCCCGAGCCACCCTCAGCAGCCTCCAGGCCGCCGAACCCGGAAGGACCTTCACCGCATGACCACCACACTCATCGTCGGCGGCAGCGGCGGACTGGGCAGCGTCATCGCGGAGCACTTCGCCGGCCGCGGCGACGACGTCATCGTCACCGCCAGGGACAAGGCGCGGGCCGAGGCCGTAGCGGCGCGCATCGGCGGCGGCACCCGCGGGCTCGCCCTCGACCTCGGCCACCCCGAGACCATCGACGCCGCACTCGCGGACGTCACCCGGATCGACCATCTGGTGATCACCGCCGTGGGCCAAGCGGCAAACACACTCGCGGAGTTCAACATCACGGACGCGGTCTCCGCCGTGACCATGAAGCTCGTCGGCTATGCGGAGACCGTCCGCGTGCTGCGCGACCGGTTCACCCCGCAGGCGTCGGTCGTGCTCTTCGGGGGGCTGGCCAAGGAACGCCCGTACCCTGGCTCGACGATCGTCAGCACCTTCAACGCCGGGATCA
This Streptomyces sp. NBC_00377 DNA region includes the following protein-coding sequences:
- a CDS encoding putative T7SS-secreted protein — translated: MGIGDFISDITPDAVEDAVEDGVEWAGNRVEDAGNWTADRLDDVGWESGADWVREQSRSVANRMGAEVDEMDLGQTEDKTKLIYGSASRINATATKLRAFQKAFDSAGEGLKGLDSSRLKGETAEALRTAVSTQPPKWFTGADACTKAAGALEAFAGTVTWAQGQAQTAIDKWKEGVKASEDAADAHRKKVDAYNGAVDRYNAQPADKRDPSTLPPKPAATFDDPGQKLMQDAQDLLAEARKQRNSAAETARSAVRAARDTAPDKPSYAEQLRDGTDELRLMQDHVGGGIVKGTAGILNFVRGVNPLDPYNITHPAEYATSLNSLAAGLVVAANDPVGTGKQMIGDFMKDPAEGFGRLIPDLALTAATGGGGAAVKGVRIAEEAADAARLRRLIDDAPDGTHRRPDGGRTTDGTDPVDLASGRMFLPQTDVELPGILPLVFTRRTESGCTAGRFLGTAWTSTVDERLQIDAIGVVHVTADGLLIPYPHPVPGAPTRPETGRARTLLARDADGDYMVTDPDSGLTRHFAAPPGTEPGGDGTAWLSAVAERNGHVITVDRGEGGLPLALVHSAGPQVNLAVTDGLVTALSLAGAGGNGADLALMSYGYEDGNLTTVTKPSGATTSFVYDDRRRVIAWIDSNAHRYDYAYDDRDRVVAEGGEAGHIQITLTYTEPDAGTGHRTTTLTTAQGHTTRHLIGPGCRVLATTDPLGHVNSFTYDARGNLLTHTDPLGRTLAHTYDDNDRLVAVVRPDGSRITMKPGPFGRYTDLRAPDGSRWLQSFDARGNRVALTDPAGHTTHYTYDARGCPTSVTDALGAVTTVRCDAMGLPARVVDPAGATTEVQRDALGHARRVTDPTGGVTCLEWDADGNLVRREAPDGATESWTYDGEGNRLTHTDPIGGVSRFEYTHFDLVAAREHPNGARYEFGYDAALRLVEVGNPQGARWSYRYDAAGRMVSETDFDGRTLDYRLDSAGQLVSRTDALGNVISFERDRLGQVTRKDAAGQVTTYGYDGAGRLLQASGPDSELVYVYDRRGRVKSELVDGRAISYAYNAVGRRTRRTTPTGHVTTYAYDAGGRPERLTTGGSPVVFTQDAAGRETARVFGDFADALTITSAWDEAGRLSASHLTVAGRTLGSRAYSYRPDGHLSSVSDLLSGTRTFDLDPAGRVTAVHAQGWTERYAYDADGNLTEAFWPASHPGNEATGPRTYAGTAITRAGAVRFEHDALGRITLRQKTRPSRKPDTWRYTWDAENRLTSVITPDATRWRYRYDPLGRRVAKQRLADDDSVVEETRFAWDGMTLCEQTLHHPDLPNAVALTWDHRSGVPLSQTERILTADARQDEVDRRFFAIVTDLVGTPTELIGQDGDIAWRTRATLWGTTAWSSSSTAYTPLRFPGQYHDPETGLHYNVFRHYDPETARYLTPDPLGLAPAPNPATYVHNPHTGSDPLGLSPYPRGEKGNPFDNRADAEKAAFDLAGVPYGEEPIAEWVVTGDKQLKHVPGHIYSPDPAHWGNFRQFETDSGSRVVVEHTNDPAGPHFHAGKPKIDDTRNLVNFGWDNARVQRPDGSLGYPESMERYGKINKPGGDHHLFYGGG
- a CDS encoding hemerythrin domain-containing protein, translated to MSVETPEGGAAVAETRLLHKMHRAATSLLAEAAQRDTASAAALAELRDFLVAALRHHHESEDHVLWPLLTAADPAAAAGPTDLAAEHDALDAALDALAATPVRDADERTALSDAAVAVRDLVHTHLEHEEPVLFPALTAHMSDEAWAEFSRAVIASAPPVGAHLNIGFFEQVGTPGELAVVTANLPEAALRLVPAMREQARATLSSLQAAEPGRTFTA
- a CDS encoding TetR/AcrR family transcriptional regulator encodes the protein MNDAEPVSEQPRRRRDPEGHRAAIIEAARQAFAERGYARTTLREIAGRAGVTHGLITRHFASKERLFLAAMPGNRDLEDVAAGDPATLPDRIARAFVRRLETDAVNDPLIALLRSAASDQRAASDLLRAMQEHSTAVYRSVLSPGGTAAPGDDLDTRVALVGTQMIGVAFNRYIARTEPLASMPSDQLTEHLARVLRGILFS
- a CDS encoding SDR family oxidoreductase; the protein is MTTTLIVGGSGGLGSVIAEHFAGRGDDVIVTARDKARAEAVAARIGGGTRGLALDLGHPETIDAALADVTRIDHLVITAVGQAANTLAEFNITDAVSAVTMKLVGYAETVRVLRDRFTPQASVVLFGGLAKERPYPGSTIVSTFNAGITGLVRTLAVEIAPHRVNALHPGLIGDSPKWRDVPDPPHSAQTPIGRLVTMAEIADATDFLLRNTGVNAHDLHMDGGLLAT